One part of the Tunicatimonas pelagia genome encodes these proteins:
- a CDS encoding GNAT family N-acetyltransferase — protein MEVNIIEKQIPVEVYRYLRVSAGLSAKTKEAAEVGLTNSLYAIMLESNSKIIGMGRIIGDGGCFCQVVDICVLPEFQGKGLGKLIMENIIRFIESNLPKSCYVSLIADGDASFLYKKFGFNDTLPESRGMYLQR, from the coding sequence TTGGAAGTTAATATTATTGAAAAACAGATTCCCGTTGAGGTTTATCGATACCTGAGAGTTTCCGCAGGACTATCTGCTAAAACCAAAGAAGCTGCTGAGGTAGGTCTTACTAATTCGCTGTACGCTATCATGTTAGAATCCAACAGCAAAATAATTGGTATGGGAAGGATTATTGGTGATGGAGGATGTTTCTGCCAAGTGGTAGACATCTGTGTTCTTCCTGAATTTCAGGGAAAAGGCCTGGGAAAGTTAATTATGGAAAATATTATCAGGTTTATAGAAAGCAACTTGCCTAAATCCTGTTATGTTAGCCTAATTGCCGACGGAGACGCTTCTTTTCTGTACAAAAAATTTGGCTTTAACGATACGTTACCCGAGTCGAGGGGTATGTATTTACAGCGATGA
- a CDS encoding response regulator transcription factor: MNAKATLLYVEDDDSLRYVTQDNLSLANYQVVACADGQAALEAFRDQPIDLCIIDVMLPKIDGLAVARKIRQLNNQIPILFLSAKCLKEDRIAGLKLGADDYVTKPFSIEELVLKVDIFLRRSKLSQPTVTPANNLATIGSYRFNEAQQQLIYQDETRDLTHRESALLGYLNAHVNQVVKREDILAAIWGEDDYFAGRSLDVFISRLRKYLQKDSTILIENIHGVGFRLLVAE, translated from the coding sequence ATGAACGCAAAAGCAACACTGCTCTACGTAGAAGATGATGATAGTCTGCGCTACGTAACCCAAGATAACCTCTCACTGGCCAATTATCAGGTGGTAGCGTGCGCCGACGGACAGGCTGCGCTAGAAGCGTTTCGCGACCAACCCATCGATTTGTGCATTATTGATGTAATGCTCCCCAAGATAGATGGACTCGCCGTTGCTCGTAAAATTCGTCAACTCAATAATCAGATTCCGATCTTATTTCTTTCGGCCAAATGTTTGAAGGAAGATCGGATAGCGGGACTTAAGTTAGGAGCCGATGACTACGTGACTAAACCGTTCAGTATTGAGGAGCTGGTGCTTAAAGTAGACATTTTTCTCCGCCGTAGTAAATTATCCCAACCAACTGTAACTCCTGCCAACAATCTGGCCACTATTGGCAGCTACCGCTTCAATGAGGCGCAGCAACAGCTAATCTATCAAGACGAAACCCGCGATCTCACGCATCGGGAGTCCGCTTTGCTGGGGTACTTGAATGCTCACGTTAATCAGGTGGTGAAGCGGGAAGATATTTTAGCCGCCATTTGGGGCGAAGATGATTACTTTGCGGGCCGTAGCCTCGATGTTTTCATTTCCCGTCTACGAAAGTACTTACAAAAAGATTCTACCATCTTAATTGAAAATATTCACGGAGTAGGCTTCCGGCTATTGGTAGCGGAATGA
- a CDS encoding serine hydrolase domain-containing protein, with translation MNIYIRFIVGWLLLGQLAHTTFAQTTALVEPQIDQVFQTFAQQDDFQGAVLVGYQNEVLYEKAFGLANREWDIANTVETKFNLASISKQFTAAIILQLVEEGELKLNQTIADYYPQYRKDVGKQVTLHQLLTHQSGIPNYTSLPSVWSDSLYRKYSREELVNKFASGDLEFKPGSQYQYNNSGYLILSRIIEQVTAKPFDKVFEERIAQPLGLQYTGTDDRQKIIPQRASGYAKTSGGYENVYSMYMQNLQGAGNLYGTVGDLFQWGQTLFGEKLLSAKAVDRMTRPYTDVNQQWIPPYENRYGYGLGIAKIPLPDQKPTAMAFHSGHIRGFSGFFAYYPAEEYTVIILSNTGEVSTARMNLINLEVAQVLNKVLAPNNSSKASPKASTKRKSKKKRSVAAKDLDQERDLEKAMTLAWEAGGAEAARQQYHTLLERFPYDYPDTQAILSRFSQSLLKEKDTEGALAIAELNSRSNPHWQTFTELAILQQQAGQKDVAAQYYQKAISVNPNRTEEEQRAFQAAQKALKILL, from the coding sequence ATGAACATATATATCCGCTTTATTGTAGGCTGGTTGCTTTTGGGACAGCTTGCTCATACAACTTTTGCTCAAACAACAGCTTTAGTAGAACCACAAATTGACCAGGTTTTTCAGACTTTCGCCCAGCAAGATGATTTTCAGGGAGCAGTACTGGTAGGATACCAAAATGAAGTTTTGTACGAAAAGGCGTTTGGGCTAGCTAATCGAGAGTGGGATATTGCCAATACAGTAGAGACTAAGTTTAATTTGGCCTCAATCAGTAAGCAGTTTACCGCCGCTATTATTCTGCAACTGGTGGAGGAGGGAGAGCTAAAGCTCAACCAAACCATCGCTGATTATTATCCGCAGTACCGCAAGGATGTAGGAAAACAAGTAACGCTGCACCAACTGCTAACCCACCAGTCAGGTATTCCTAATTATACCAGTTTACCATCGGTTTGGTCAGATTCGCTGTACCGCAAGTACAGCCGGGAGGAACTAGTGAATAAGTTTGCGAGTGGAGATTTAGAGTTCAAACCCGGTTCTCAGTATCAGTACAACAACTCGGGCTACCTTATTCTGAGCCGTATTATTGAGCAAGTAACGGCCAAACCCTTTGATAAAGTGTTTGAAGAAAGAATCGCCCAGCCCCTTGGGCTTCAGTATACCGGAACCGATGATCGCCAGAAAATCATTCCTCAGCGCGCCTCAGGTTATGCAAAAACATCGGGTGGGTACGAAAACGTGTACAGTATGTACATGCAAAACCTACAAGGTGCGGGAAATCTTTACGGTACCGTAGGCGATTTATTTCAGTGGGGGCAGACTTTGTTCGGTGAGAAACTATTATCCGCCAAAGCAGTAGATCGGATGACTCGACCCTACACCGATGTGAATCAGCAATGGATTCCCCCGTACGAGAACCGCTACGGCTACGGGCTGGGCATAGCGAAGATTCCCCTGCCGGATCAGAAGCCTACGGCAATGGCTTTTCACAGCGGGCATATTCGGGGCTTTAGCGGATTCTTCGCGTACTATCCGGCAGAAGAGTATACGGTCATCATTCTCAGCAATACCGGCGAAGTGAGTACGGCTCGGATGAACCTGATTAACCTGGAGGTAGCCCAGGTACTGAATAAAGTTCTTGCTCCGAATAATTCTTCGAAGGCTTCCCCGAAAGCTTCTACCAAACGTAAGTCCAAGAAGAAGCGATCAGTTGCTGCTAAGGATTTAGACCAGGAGCGTGACTTAGAAAAAGCAATGACTTTAGCTTGGGAAGCGGGTGGAGCTGAAGCAGCCCGACAACAGTACCATACTTTGCTGGAGCGTTTTCCGTATGACTATCCTGATACCCAAGCAATACTGAGCCGATTCTCGCAATCGCTGCTAAAAGAGAAAGATACGGAAGGAGCACTGGCCATAGCTGAACTCAACAGTCGGAGTAATCCGCACTGGCAAACGTTTACTGAGTTAGCCATTTTACAACAGCAAGCCGGTCAGAAAGACGTAGCAGCCCAGTACTATCAGAAAGCCATTAGTGTTAACCCCAATCGTACCGAAGAAGAGCAGCGAGCATTTCAGGCGGCACAAAAGGCGTTAAAAATTCTCCTGTAG
- a CDS encoding pyridoxamine 5'-phosphate oxidase family protein codes for MASFTTHLSENQITWIEQQPMYFVATAPLQADGHINLSPKGLDSFRVLDEKTVAYLDITGSGNETSAHIHENGRVTFMWCSFGEKPKIFRIYGKGEVVLPRTERWQQLMPHFDELPGARQIIVNHITQTQTSCGFGVPVMEFKHNRDTLTDWAETKGADGIQDYQQKKNNQSLDGLPTPLSF; via the coding sequence ATGGCCAGTTTTACCACTCACCTCTCTGAAAACCAAATTACCTGGATTGAGCAGCAGCCCATGTATTTTGTGGCTACAGCTCCGTTGCAAGCCGACGGGCATATCAACCTTTCTCCCAAAGGGCTAGATAGTTTTCGTGTACTGGATGAAAAAACCGTGGCCTACCTGGATATTACCGGAAGCGGCAACGAGACTTCGGCGCACATTCACGAAAATGGACGAGTCACATTTATGTGGTGCTCGTTCGGCGAAAAGCCTAAAATATTCCGAATTTATGGGAAAGGTGAGGTGGTACTACCCCGCACCGAACGTTGGCAGCAACTCATGCCTCACTTCGATGAACTGCCCGGAGCACGGCAGATTATTGTGAACCATATTACTCAGACGCAAACCTCCTGCGGCTTTGGGGTTCCGGTAATGGAATTCAAACATAACCGCGATACGCTGACTGACTGGGCCGAGACTAAAGGAGCAGATGGCATTCAGGACTATCAGCAAAAGAAGAATAATCAGAGTTTAGATGGCTTACCTACTCCGCTAAGTTTTTAA
- a CDS encoding PhzF family phenazine biosynthesis protein: MKIEIYQIDTFTDKLFGGNPAAVCPLDEWLEDTVLQQIAAENNLAETAFFVKHPNNTFHLRWFTPEFEIDLCGHATLATAFVLFEECGYSENEIIFETQSGVLNVRKVNDLFELNFPARPPKKSALPQIIKDGLNLKPKEVWKARDYLLLYDSEDDIRNIKPDTSILNQINIDPGGIIVTAKGHSRDVDFVSRLFTPQASVFEDPVTGSAHCTLIPFWSERLKKTKFRALQISERGGTLFCELDQELERVNISGKAIKYLHGAIEI, from the coding sequence ATGAAAATTGAAATCTATCAGATTGATACGTTTACTGATAAGTTGTTTGGCGGAAACCCAGCAGCCGTTTGCCCCCTGGATGAATGGCTCGAAGATACGGTTTTGCAACAGATAGCCGCCGAGAACAATCTTGCTGAGACCGCCTTCTTCGTCAAGCACCCTAATAATACCTTTCACTTAAGGTGGTTTACCCCCGAATTTGAAATAGACCTATGTGGTCACGCCACTTTAGCCACCGCCTTTGTTCTCTTTGAAGAATGTGGGTATTCTGAAAATGAAATTATCTTTGAGACACAAAGCGGGGTGCTGAATGTAAGAAAAGTTAACGATTTATTTGAGCTTAACTTTCCCGCAAGACCGCCGAAAAAGTCGGCACTACCTCAAATTATAAAAGATGGTTTAAACCTTAAACCCAAAGAAGTATGGAAAGCGCGCGACTATCTGCTTCTTTATGATAGTGAAGACGATATCAGGAATATTAAGCCAGACACTTCAATACTCAACCAAATCAATATAGACCCCGGAGGAATAATTGTAACCGCAAAAGGACACTCGAGAGATGTCGATTTTGTATCCAGGCTATTCACTCCCCAGGCCAGTGTATTCGAAGACCCGGTCACGGGTTCTGCTCATTGCACATTAATCCCGTTTTGGTCGGAGAGATTGAAGAAAACCAAATTTCGGGCGTTACAAATATCAGAACGGGGAGGAACATTATTTTGTGAATTAGATCAGGAGCTGGAAAGAGTAAACATCAGTGGTAAAGCAATAAAATATCTGCACGGAGCGATAGAAATATAG
- a CDS encoding sodium/proline symporter, whose translation MLTNYIVLALYLGILLLIGVVAARQVKDIKDYYVGGKRLSYWVVAFSSRATGSSAWVLLGLSGMGAIWGVFAYWVVVGTVSGVAISWFVMGKPFKHLTDRFDSITIPDYLESRFQATSPRIRLVAALALTFFVTIYVSAQIDATGTAFESFLDWNYYTGAVVGFIIVVLYMSFGGFIAVAWSDVFQGGIMLLGLVLLPLVMLTQISGSLSQEIRAVDADLLSFLGPGGFSALNLAKIIGFVMIGLGFLGSPQLFVRYMSIRQESEIDRGKWVSVLLTFTMNFSAVSLGILGRTLFTSAGDDPTQVLGNGGQEVLLYAAGQLLPAVLSSFYIAAVLSAIMSTIDSLLVVASSAVSRDLYQKVYHPSLSDKELSAFSTRVTLLLSIVSLVLALAVAYFSPTRTIFWFVIFGWSGIAATFCPMIILSLFWDKYTEPGALASMVTGFLSVPFFKFILPQWEAAAPYLINMAELFPSFILSLLAGYIVSSKRHSLQSS comes from the coding sequence GTGCTGACTAACTACATTGTTCTGGCGCTCTATCTGGGCATACTATTGCTCATTGGAGTAGTAGCGGCTCGGCAGGTAAAAGATATTAAAGATTACTACGTAGGCGGTAAGCGACTTAGCTACTGGGTAGTGGCGTTCTCATCGCGGGCTACCGGTTCTTCGGCTTGGGTGCTACTGGGGTTATCGGGCATGGGGGCTATTTGGGGCGTTTTTGCCTACTGGGTAGTAGTGGGCACGGTGTCCGGCGTAGCCATCTCCTGGTTTGTAATGGGCAAACCCTTCAAACACTTAACCGATCGCTTCGACTCGATTACCATTCCTGACTATCTGGAGAGCCGCTTTCAGGCTACCTCACCTCGGATTAGGTTAGTAGCTGCTTTAGCCCTGACCTTTTTCGTTACTATCTACGTCAGTGCCCAGATTGATGCTACGGGCACCGCTTTTGAATCATTTCTAGATTGGAATTACTACACCGGAGCCGTGGTCGGGTTCATTATTGTAGTGCTATACATGTCGTTCGGAGGATTTATTGCCGTGGCTTGGTCGGATGTATTTCAGGGAGGGATCATGTTACTGGGACTAGTTTTGCTGCCTCTAGTTATGCTCACCCAAATATCGGGTAGTCTATCCCAAGAAATTCGGGCGGTAGATGCTGATCTGCTAAGTTTCTTGGGACCGGGTGGGTTTTCTGCATTAAATCTGGCTAAGATTATTGGGTTCGTTATGATTGGATTAGGGTTTCTGGGTTCTCCTCAACTGTTTGTCCGGTATATGTCTATCCGGCAAGAATCTGAAATTGACCGGGGCAAATGGGTTTCGGTGCTATTAACTTTTACCATGAATTTCTCGGCGGTAAGCTTAGGTATCTTGGGGCGAACGCTCTTCACCTCCGCCGGTGATGATCCTACTCAAGTTTTGGGCAATGGTGGACAGGAAGTCTTGCTCTACGCTGCCGGGCAGCTATTACCCGCCGTACTAAGTAGTTTCTACATTGCCGCCGTGCTGTCAGCCATCATGTCTACCATTGACTCACTTTTAGTAGTGGCCTCTAGTGCCGTTAGCCGGGATTTATACCAAAAAGTATATCATCCATCGCTTAGCGATAAAGAATTATCTGCTTTTTCTACGCGGGTCACGCTATTGCTATCCATTGTTTCGCTGGTATTAGCACTGGCGGTAGCCTACTTTTCACCGACCCGTACTATCTTTTGGTTCGTCATCTTTGGCTGGTCGGGTATTGCGGCTACTTTTTGTCCCATGATAATTTTGTCTTTGTTCTGGGATAAATACACCGAACCGGGAGCTCTAGCCTCAATGGTAACTGGTTTCTTAAGCGTTCCCTTCTTCAAATTTATACTTCCTCAGTGGGAAGCTGCTGCACCCTATCTGATAAATATGGCCGAATTGTTTCCTTCTTTTATATTATCACTTCTGGCAGGTTACATAGTAAGTAGTAAGAGACACTCACTACAAAGCAGTTAA
- a CDS encoding RecQ family ATP-dependent DNA helicase, protein MSAHAILQQYWGYPAFRPLQEDIIDAVLAGHDTLALLPTGGGKSICFQVPALMREGVCVVISPLIALMKDQVEQLKKRNIPAVAIYSGMSAREIDFHLDNCVFGNIKFLYVSPERLKTDLFLERARRMQISLLAVDEAHCISQWGYDFRPPYLKIADFRAEIPDVNVIALTATATDSVKQDIQGKLQFQNEKVFQKSFARANLSYSSFYEEDKDRRLLKTLAGVPGTAVVYARSRKRTRIIAKKLQSKNISADYYHAGLTAEERADKQDAWIQNKTRVIVATNAFGMGIDKPDVRLVVHLDLPDTLEAYYQEAGRAGRDERKAYAVVLYDQNDLDNLTKRIETSFPSVDFIRAVYQNIANYLKVAVGSSQLSSYDFDLTHFAETYGLNPIEVFHSIKRLAEEGLLQLNDSFFQSSTLHFRVDYQELYKFRIANAALEPIVNALLRIYGGELYANYIAVSESQLAQLLQTSVNNVMIKLKNLHEREIINYLPRKDRPQLVFMTPRHDARQLPLSAAKLQEKKELYASKVKAVTHYVTHPIRCRTQLLLDYFGENYPVDCGVCDHCLQRRKGKSTQLPRAEQEKTRGIVIQQLNQSPQPPEKLIMALGQIDEVTLASVIKEMLDQGDIFYDGQGCLTVS, encoded by the coding sequence ATGTCCGCCCACGCCATTCTTCAGCAATACTGGGGCTATCCGGCCTTTCGCCCGCTACAGGAAGATATTATTGATGCGGTACTAGCGGGCCACGACACATTGGCTTTGTTACCTACCGGAGGCGGCAAGAGTATTTGCTTTCAGGTTCCGGCGCTAATGCGAGAAGGGGTGTGCGTTGTTATCTCCCCGCTGATTGCCCTGATGAAAGATCAGGTGGAACAGCTAAAGAAAAGAAACATTCCGGCAGTAGCAATCTACTCTGGTATGAGTGCTCGGGAGATTGACTTTCATCTTGACAATTGTGTATTCGGCAACATCAAATTCCTGTACGTTTCTCCCGAACGGCTTAAAACCGATCTTTTTCTGGAACGAGCGCGCCGAATGCAAATTAGCCTACTTGCTGTAGACGAAGCACACTGTATTTCGCAGTGGGGATACGATTTTCGTCCGCCTTATTTGAAGATCGCTGATTTCAGAGCGGAAATCCCTGACGTAAATGTAATTGCACTTACCGCCACCGCTACGGACTCGGTAAAGCAGGATATTCAGGGTAAGCTTCAGTTTCAGAATGAAAAGGTATTTCAGAAAAGCTTCGCTCGGGCTAATCTTTCCTATTCTTCTTTCTACGAAGAGGATAAAGACCGACGACTGCTAAAAACGCTAGCCGGGGTTCCGGGTACCGCTGTGGTGTACGCCCGCAGCCGAAAGCGAACCCGCATTATTGCTAAGAAACTACAGAGTAAAAATATTTCGGCTGACTACTACCACGCCGGACTTACTGCCGAAGAACGAGCCGATAAGCAAGACGCCTGGATTCAAAACAAAACCCGGGTAATTGTGGCTACCAATGCCTTCGGTATGGGAATTGATAAACCGGATGTTCGTTTGGTAGTACATCTAGACTTACCCGACACGCTGGAGGCTTACTACCAAGAAGCCGGTCGCGCTGGCCGGGACGAAAGAAAAGCGTACGCGGTAGTTTTATACGATCAAAATGATCTGGATAATTTGACTAAGCGCATTGAGACGTCCTTTCCATCGGTAGATTTCATTCGCGCAGTTTATCAAAATATAGCGAACTATTTAAAAGTTGCGGTTGGAAGTAGTCAGCTCTCCAGCTATGATTTCGATCTCACTCACTTTGCTGAAACGTATGGTCTCAACCCTATTGAAGTATTTCACTCAATAAAAAGGCTGGCCGAGGAAGGCCTACTCCAACTCAACGACAGCTTTTTTCAGTCGTCTACCCTACACTTTCGGGTAGATTATCAGGAACTGTACAAATTCAGGATTGCCAATGCTGCTTTAGAACCCATTGTTAACGCTTTGCTACGCATTTACGGCGGTGAATTGTACGCTAATTATATTGCTGTTTCTGAATCTCAGCTTGCTCAACTATTACAAACGTCCGTCAACAATGTGATGATAAAGTTGAAAAACTTGCACGAGCGGGAAATCATCAACTACCTACCCCGCAAAGATCGGCCCCAGTTAGTTTTTATGACTCCCCGACACGATGCTCGGCAGCTTCCGCTTTCAGCCGCCAAGCTTCAAGAAAAAAAAGAACTGTATGCCTCGAAGGTGAAAGCGGTTACGCACTACGTAACGCACCCCATACGCTGTCGCACTCAGTTACTATTAGATTATTTTGGAGAAAATTATCCGGTAGACTGCGGAGTTTGTGACCACTGTTTACAAAGAAGAAAAGGGAAATCCACACAACTTCCCCGCGCTGAACAGGAAAAAACCAGAGGAATCGTTATTCAGCAATTAAATCAATCGCCCCAGCCACCTGAGAAACTCATAATGGCATTAGGGCAAATTGACGAGGTTACGTTAGCTAGTGTAATAAAAGAGATGCTAGATCAGGGAGATATTTTTTACGATGGTCAGGGTTGCCTTACGGTGAGCTAG